TAATTTCTGACGGAAGCGATTAAACCGGCTTTCTAATTGATTAAGATGTTCCAGTAAACGATTAATAACCTCTACTCCTGCACCTCTGGTTTTTCGTTGAATATTGGCCATTAAATAGCCTTCCAATCCCGTTAAAGCTTCTTCACAATATTCTTCCATCTTATCTTTTTTCGAGATATGAAGTTTATCTTTGAGATCATTAATTTCCGCTAAGGCTGTATCGTATTCTCGTTGACGTTTACTTTCATTTTGACTCCAAACCTGTTCTTGATCGCGACGGAATTTTTCTGCTATGTCGGTGAAGATTTGTCGTACTAAAATAATAAAACTCTCGGCAAATTTTACCCCACGGTTCCGATCCTCAAGGATATTATAAAACTCCATTTCTAGGGACTTTTTACCCCGTTGAATAATTTCATCTCGGTTACTATAAATCTTTTTCAGGTAATCGCCGTGCAGCCGTTCATCGGGACTCAATTCTAGTAAATGATTGCGTTTAAATTCCTCGACTCTTGGCGTTAAATAATCATTAATAAATTGCAGAATTTTTCCCTGTTCATTGCCTAAAATATTAACACCCTGTTTGGTACAAGATAGCCAATTATCTTGATTGATTTCCTGACGAGTTTCGTTAATCCATTGGGAGATTATGGCAATTAAAGAGCGATCCTTGTCGGCACATAAATCCATAATTAATTCCCCTTCGCTCAAGCGCATTCTTTTGAGGATATCACCTCTGACTAACTCCAACATTTGAGCGGGTAAAATCACGGAATCATTCAGCCACCAATTAATTAAATCTTTGGCTAAACGTTCCGATAAAGAGGCACGAATTTGGGCAATAGGAATTTCAATAGTTGATAGCCCAAAACTCATAAATTGCTTAGGATAACCGCGACCCCCAGGGTCAGCTTGCGCCCAAGAACCCTTAATATTATCTCTAATGGAACGCTTATGGGGAGCAAAATCAGAGGTCATATCTAGGAAGATATTTTGGGCGATCATTTCCCGAATTTGACCGAGTTTAAAATCACCTTCTCCGTTTTTTGTCCCCACTAAGTAAGTAAAATCAAAGGGGGGTAGCTTACTAACAACTTCATCGACTAAACCGCTGCTAAACTGTTGATGATATTCGGTTCTGTAGTCAGAAAAGTAATTTAATTCCATCAGGGCAGCGTAACCATTAGCCAAAACTCGATCGCCGACACTAATCCCCGCAAATGCTTCAGGAGTGGGAACAATTGCCGTACTCAAAGGACTACTTTCCCCGCGTAACCAATTACGAATACAGTAGCCTAGATCGATTAACATTCCGCTACCTGTACCACCGTTTAAAGACCCCGTAGTAAAGACATTAATAGCAGTATTATTAACTTTAATTCCATAGCGATCGAGCATAAAGTTTTCTTGTCCTTTTACCCGTCTCACCGCATCCAGAAATTTTCTTTGGATCTCATGATAATTACAAAATAAAGCAAAACGTCCACAGGCGCGAATTTGTCCCGCTCCCGCTTCCAGGGAAGTAATATTTCTCTCTAATTCCGGGGGAAACCAACTATTAATCCAGGGATATCTATCCATGTCAGATACCATCTCCTGTACCTGTTTTCCACTCACCCGGGCCCAGTGTTTTTCGTTATCTTTAAAAGCACTGCCAGCAGCTTCAGGATTACTGATTTTATAATCCTTATCCGTGTCAACCACCAAAAAACTGACAATCGGAAAATTGCTCAAACTGCCATAACTTTCCTCGATTAGACGACGCAAGCGCGATAAAATTTCGTTACCCGTGCCACCTATACCCACTAAAACCGTGGGAACCATGCTTTTTTCTTCTACTGCTGCTGGCATAATTATTTAACTCCTAAGGCCATTTCTTGACGATTGCGAGGGACTTCGTAGGCGAGGAAATCGTAGGCTAATTTAGTGTTAGGAAAAATTGCCCGCGCTTCCTCTAACAGATTGGAAATATCCAGAGAATTACCCGGTAGATAACGGGGGCTAAAATGGGTCATTAATAACAATTTTACCCTGGCTGCCAAGGCCACCTGGGCTGCCATCGTCGAAGTGGAGTGAACACTTTCAAAGGCTAACCCGGCATCTTGGTGTGCAAAAGTCGCCTCATGAATTAACACATCTGCATCGCGTGCCAATTCGATCGATCCTTCACAAAAAATAGTATCGGTACAGTAGGCAATTTTACGGCCGATTTCCGTTTCCCCGCAGAGAGACTGACCGCGAATTTTTCTGCCATCGGGAAGGGTGACAGTTTCCCCTTTTTTCAGCTTGCCGTAAATCGGTCCGGGGGGAATACCTAAAGCGTTGGCTTTTTCCACATCAAAACGTCCAGGACGGTCTTTTTCCGCGATGCGATAACCGTGGGCGGGAATACGATGTTTTAATAGCTGACAGG
This portion of the Microcystis aeruginosa NIES-2549 genome encodes:
- a CDS encoding tubulin-like doman-containing protein, with the protein product MPAAVEEKSMVPTVLVGIGGTGNEILSRLRRLIEESYGSLSNFPIVSFLVVDTDKDYKISNPEAAGSAFKDNEKHWARVSGKQVQEMVSDMDRYPWINSWFPPELERNITSLEAGAGQIRACGRFALFCNYHEIQRKFLDAVRRVKGQENFMLDRYGIKVNNTAINVFTTGSLNGGTGSGMLIDLGYCIRNWLRGESSPLSTAIVPTPEAFAGISVGDRVLANGYAALMELNYFSDYRTEYHQQFSSGLVDEVVSKLPPFDFTYLVGTKNGEGDFKLGQIREMIAQNIFLDMTSDFAPHKRSIRDNIKGSWAQADPGGRGYPKQFMSFGLSTIEIPIAQIRASLSERLAKDLINWWLNDSVILPAQMLELVRGDILKRMRLSEGELIMDLCADKDRSLIAIISQWINETRQEINQDNWLSCTKQGVNILGNEQGKILQFINDYLTPRVEEFKRNHLLELSPDERLHGDYLKKIYSNRDEIIQRGKKSLEMEFYNILEDRNRGVKFAESFIILVRQIFTDIAEKFRRDQEQVWSQNESKRQREYDTALAEINDLKDKLHISKKDKMEEYCEEALTGLEGYLMANIQRKTRGAGVEVINRLLEHLNQLESRFNRFRQKLIQSRDLFNLQANQQIDSADALLINGIKLFDRQELNGLYQDFIEQFASGIAGNKNAYDTGMDNLCLPLSEEILKQSSPLWKETRRADENMRLFDITEIADIRQRDFQQVILNQANQLLQNAPASSRIQQELSACDRLLKIYNNDADIINNLRIAYQKSRPLIMLNPAVLRGKDAGFTPQLNQNVALIGGRNTNNPAAQKIMPKLREFIPNEDDIKPLAEVEKHRLVFVQEIGGFSLRCLEGMRELRQSYQDWKGEFILAKRAQQMGENRDLPIPVHIQKEPPFWDVFPEDPSIYQLVVTARALKVLFPEVNRVTNEKTIRYEIKTATGLKKVDIATSWEDAVQVLEVKACREDKEKIQSQVTAKLQDSATPEKKQALYRTFIEYLQQRSEELTGGKDNTEYKREDAIILQLIHNYKLDSGGEIPLSPVTEVANPALIICGNCGHKNPPSSNFCSKCGAKLVK
- a CDS encoding ribonuclease Z, which gives rise to MEITFLGTSSGVPTRSRNVSSIALRLPQRAEIWLFDCGEGTQHQLLRSDLKSSQIRRIFITHMHGDHIFGLMGLLASIGLAGSAQDIDIYGPPGLGDYLRACAKYSYTNFANRVRVHAISPGILYEDEEFTVSCQLLKHRIPAHGYRIAEKDRPGRFDVEKANALGIPPGPIYGKLKKGETVTLPDGRKIRGQSLCGETEIGRKIAYCTDTIFCEGSIELARDADVLIHEATFAHQDAGLAFESVHSTSTMAAQVALAARVKLLLMTHFSPRYLPGNSLDISNLLEEARAIFPNTKLAYDFLAYEVPRNRQEMALGVK